A window from Citrus sinensis cultivar Valencia sweet orange chromosome 3, DVS_A1.0, whole genome shotgun sequence encodes these proteins:
- the LOC102623327 gene encoding anaphase-promoting complex subunit 6-like isoform X4, producing MKPWEIVPKLGCGFGMPYRKSHANMRASKATNLDGTFAPAWIGYGNAFAAQEEGDQAMLGYRTAACLFPGCHLPTLYIGMEYMRTHSFKLAEQFFMQAKTICPSDPLVYNELGVVAYHMKDVWFT from the exons ATGAAGCCTTGGGAAATTGTGCCCAAGCTCGGCTGTG gCTTTGGAATGCCTTATAGAAAATCACATGCTAACATGCGAGCAAG CAAGGCTACAAATCTTGATGGGACATTCGCCCCCGCTTGGATAGGTTATGGAAATGCTTTTGCTGCTCAAGAAGAGGGTGACCAAGCAATGTTGGGTTATCGCACTGCTGCTTGTTTGTTTCCAGG GTGCCATTTACCAACTTTGTATATTGGAATGGAGTACATGCGAACTCACAGCTTTAAGCTTGCCGAACAG TTTTTCATGCAGGCAAAGACCATATGCCCATCAGATCCACTTGTATATAATGAACTTGGTGTTGTTGCTTACCACATGAAAGATGTTTGGTTCACTTGA
- the LOC102623327 gene encoding anaphase-promoting complex subunit 6-like isoform X1, giving the protein MLGDAKVDEDGNVYDTKDINVMYLDKDGEDGEINISSAICFLRGKAYEALGNCAQARLWYKAAIIADPLCCEALECLIENHMLTCEQETSLLSSLEFGFEDGWLCSFYSCLIKKYDKENVVEAKFREIEKERCDSVHSSPSFSHSLKNNTDLLEGLLFCQPAILDFRNILFTQCSWLCNCQKVEKPFFCLMHCIYAV; this is encoded by the exons ATGCTCGGTGATGCTAAGGTTGATGAAGATGGTAATGTTTATGACACAAAGGATATCAATGTCATGTACTTAGATAAAGATGGGGAAGACGGAGAAATCAAT ATCTCTTCAGCTATATGCTTTTTGAGAGGCAAAGCATATGAAGCCTTGGGAAATTGTGCCCAAGCTCGGCTGTG GTACAAAGCAGCAATCATAGCTGATCCTTTGTGCTGTGAG gCTTTGGAATGCCTTATAGAAAATCACATGCTAACATGCGAGCAAG AAACAAGTTTACTTTCATCATTGGAATTTGGTTTTGAAGATGGATGGCTTTGTTCATTCTACTCATGTTTGATAAAAAAG TATGACAAAGAGAATGTTGTAGAAGCCAAATTcagagaaattgaaaaagaaagatgtgACAGTGTCCATTCGAGCCCATCCTTCTCACACAGTCTGAAAAACAATACTGATCTTTTAGAGGGCTTATTATTCTGTCAACCAGCGATACTAGATTTCAGAAATATTCTCTTCACACAGTGTTcttggctctgtaattgtcaAAAAGTTGAAAAGCCTTTTTTCTGTCTGATGCATTGTATATATGCAGTTTAA
- the LOC102623327 gene encoding anaphase-promoting complex subunit 6-like isoform X3: protein MLSELVASFCYLIESLHVFQYKAAIIADPLCCEALECLIENHMLTCEQETSLLSSLEFGFEDGWLCSFYSCLIKKYDKENVVEAKFREIEKERCDSVHSSPSFSHSLKNNTDLLEGLLFCQPAILDFRNILFTQCSWLCNCQKVEKPFFCLMHCIYAV, encoded by the exons ATGCTGTCTGAATTAGTGGCCTCATTTTGTTATCTGATTGAAAGCTTGCATGTATTTCA GTACAAAGCAGCAATCATAGCTGATCCTTTGTGCTGTGAG gCTTTGGAATGCCTTATAGAAAATCACATGCTAACATGCGAGCAAG AAACAAGTTTACTTTCATCATTGGAATTTGGTTTTGAAGATGGATGGCTTTGTTCATTCTACTCATGTTTGATAAAAAAG TATGACAAAGAGAATGTTGTAGAAGCCAAATTcagagaaattgaaaaagaaagatgtgACAGTGTCCATTCGAGCCCATCCTTCTCACACAGTCTGAAAAACAATACTGATCTTTTAGAGGGCTTATTATTCTGTCAACCAGCGATACTAGATTTCAGAAATATTCTCTTCACACAGTGTTcttggctctgtaattgtcaAAAAGTTGAAAAGCCTTTTTTCTGTCTGATGCATTGTATATATGCAGTTTAA
- the LOC102623327 gene encoding anaphase-promoting complex subunit 6-like isoform X2 — MLRLMKMISSAICFLRGKAYEALGNCAQARLWYKAAIIADPLCCEALECLIENHMLTCEQETSLLSSLEFGFEDGWLCSFYSCLIKKYDKENVVEAKFREIEKERCDSVHSSPSFSHSLKNNTDLLEGLLFCQPAILDFRNILFTQCSWLCNCQKVEKPFFCLMHCIYAV, encoded by the exons ATGCTAAGGTTGATGAAGATG ATCTCTTCAGCTATATGCTTTTTGAGAGGCAAAGCATATGAAGCCTTGGGAAATTGTGCCCAAGCTCGGCTGTG GTACAAAGCAGCAATCATAGCTGATCCTTTGTGCTGTGAG gCTTTGGAATGCCTTATAGAAAATCACATGCTAACATGCGAGCAAG AAACAAGTTTACTTTCATCATTGGAATTTGGTTTTGAAGATGGATGGCTTTGTTCATTCTACTCATGTTTGATAAAAAAG TATGACAAAGAGAATGTTGTAGAAGCCAAATTcagagaaattgaaaaagaaagatgtgACAGTGTCCATTCGAGCCCATCCTTCTCACACAGTCTGAAAAACAATACTGATCTTTTAGAGGGCTTATTATTCTGTCAACCAGCGATACTAGATTTCAGAAATATTCTCTTCACACAGTGTTcttggctctgtaattgtcaAAAAGTTGAAAAGCCTTTTTTCTGTCTGATGCATTGTATATATGCAGTTTAA
- the LOC102623327 gene encoding anaphase-promoting complex subunit 6-like isoform X5: MLGDAKVDEDGNVYDTKDINVMYLDKDGEDGEINISSAICFLRGKAYEALGNCAQARLWYKAAIIADPLCCEALECLIENHMLTCEQETSLLSSLEFGFEDGWLCSFYSCLIKK, translated from the exons ATGCTCGGTGATGCTAAGGTTGATGAAGATGGTAATGTTTATGACACAAAGGATATCAATGTCATGTACTTAGATAAAGATGGGGAAGACGGAGAAATCAAT ATCTCTTCAGCTATATGCTTTTTGAGAGGCAAAGCATATGAAGCCTTGGGAAATTGTGCCCAAGCTCGGCTGTG GTACAAAGCAGCAATCATAGCTGATCCTTTGTGCTGTGAG gCTTTGGAATGCCTTATAGAAAATCACATGCTAACATGCGAGCAAG AAACAAGTTTACTTTCATCATTGGAATTTGGTTTTGAAGATGGATGGCTTTGTTCATTCTACTCATGTTTGATAAAAAAG TGA